CTAGGTCAAAAATGTTGGATAACCTGATCAAAATGTGGAAAACAGAGAATGCCATCCGGGAGAATATTGTCGGCTGGTTTGTAGAGGAAGCACATTCCTCAGAAACGCTTGAGTTTCCAGCTGGCCTGAATGCGGATTTAAAACAAACACTATTCGATACAGGGATCAGTTCCCTATATTCCCACCAAATGGAAGCATGGCAGTCGATTAAAGCCGGCGCCCATACTGTACTTGTCACGGGAACTGCTTCTGGAAAATCATTGGCGTACAATCTCCCCATTCTGGATAACCTGTTAGATGATGAACAGGCAACCGCGTTGTATTTATTTCCTACAAAAGCCCTAACCGGTGACCAATTTACCGGATTATCGGCAATCATTCCAAGCCAGGTTGGTGATAACGGCGTATCTGGTCCTCGTTTGCCATTGGCCGTCTATGATGGAGATACACCTTCGGGACATCGATCGCAGATACGAGGCAGCGCTCGATTGCTCCTAAGCAACCCGGATATGGTGCATTTGGGAATCCTACCTTACCATACCTCGTGGGAGCGTTTTTTTCGCGGTTTGCGATATGTCGTTATTGATGAAATGCATACCTATCGCGGTGTGTTTGGTTCGCATTTTGCCAATGTCATCAGGCGTTTGAAGCGCATCGCAAACCATTATGGAGCAAAACCCATTTTTGTG
This genomic interval from Chloroflexota bacterium contains the following:
- a CDS encoding DEAD/DEAH box helicase — its product is MLDNLIKMWKTENAIRENIVGWFVEEAHSSETLEFPAGLNADLKQTLFDTGISSLYSHQMEAWQSIKAGAHTVLVTGTASGKSLAYNLPILDNLLDDEQATALYLFPTKALTGDQFTGLSAIIPSQVGDNGVSGPRLPLAVYDGDTPSGHRSQIRGSARLLLSNPDMVHLGILPYHTSWERFFRGLRYVVIDEMHTYRGVFGSHFANVIRRLKRIANHYGAKPIFV